A window from bacterium encodes these proteins:
- a CDS encoding homocysteine S-methyltransferase family protein — translation MRPDLLLAVQKRTLLFDGGLGTQLQARGLPVGSSPELWNQLHPDQIAAVHQDYLKAGAEILTTNSFGGSPKKLQMDKVSGDPEEINLIAARIAREAAGERAWVAGSVGPTGVILALGDQSEAEIQAGFEQQTRGLARGGADFILLETMSDLGEALLAVRGAQAGCALPIFASFTFSPGQRGYRTLMGNSIPEVAAALANAGVAGMGCNCGTGIEDAIAIVQEIRRVWSGPVLAEPNAGLPQWVDGMMRYNETPEKMAAQLPGLIAAGASAVGGCCGTTPAHILAFHKVLMEMHQDD, via the coding sequence ATGCGACCAGATCTTCTGCTCGCTGTCCAGAAACGAACCTTGCTTTTCGATGGCGGACTTGGAACCCAATTACAGGCCCGAGGGCTTCCCGTCGGCTCTTCCCCTGAACTCTGGAACCAGCTTCATCCGGACCAGATCGCCGCGGTCCATCAGGATTATCTCAAGGCGGGCGCGGAAATCCTCACCACCAACTCCTTCGGGGGCTCGCCCAAAAAGCTGCAAATGGATAAGGTTTCCGGCGATCCGGAAGAGATCAACCTTATCGCCGCCCGAATCGCGCGCGAGGCGGCCGGAGAGCGCGCCTGGGTCGCCGGATCGGTCGGGCCGACCGGGGTCATACTGGCTCTGGGTGACCAGTCGGAGGCGGAGATTCAGGCCGGATTCGAACAGCAGACCCGCGGTCTGGCACGCGGCGGAGCCGATTTCATTCTCCTTGAGACGATGTCCGATCTGGGTGAGGCCTTGCTGGCTGTACGCGGAGCGCAGGCCGGTTGCGCTTTGCCGATTTTTGCCTCTTTCACCTTCTCGCCCGGCCAACGCGGTTATCGCACTCTTATGGGCAACAGCATCCCGGAAGTCGCTGCTGCCCTCGCGAATGCCGGGGTTGCCGGGATGGGATGCAACTGCGGCACGGGGATCGAGGATGCTATCGCCATTGTTCAGGAGATCCGCCGCGTGTGGAGCGGACCAGTGCTCGCTGAGCCCAATGCTGGGCTGCCGCAGTGGGTGGATGGTATGATGCGCTATAACGAAACCCCTGAAAAAATGGCTGCCCAACTCCCGGGCCTGATAGCTGCCGGGGCCTCTGCGGTAGGCGGATGCTGCGGCACCACGCCGGCCCATATCCTCGCCTTTCACAAGGTTCTCATGGAGATGCACCAAGATGATTAA
- a CDS encoding SPOR domain-containing protein, whose amino-acid sequence MYRWQRCIIGMLIGLAGLMTRPCAAQNGIIALELAWQEDRFDDIEKLLPAAEKEDPKNPDVAFFRALIQADAEAAVNNYKKVFESEEMSRFADTALFKMAQYQYARERYAVARKSFRMLQKRFPQSKWVDDSAYLTGQCYMAEGKPDSARQEWKLFIKRFPRSPYCDMAVADLEAQAESTASSGQPTQPAAADTKTPWYTIQVGAFANPDNARTILSGLEKVGYEGLISQKTVGSRTFYLVWIGRFTDRAAAEDYAKRFIVKLTKEYSIIKNQ is encoded by the coding sequence ATGTACCGTTGGCAACGCTGCATCATCGGGATGCTTATTGGCCTGGCCGGGTTGATGACCCGCCCCTGTGCAGCACAGAACGGTATCATCGCGCTGGAGCTTGCCTGGCAGGAAGACCGTTTTGATGATATCGAAAAATTGCTTCCAGCTGCTGAGAAAGAGGACCCGAAAAATCCTGATGTGGCATTCTTCCGCGCCCTGATCCAGGCGGATGCCGAAGCGGCTGTGAACAACTATAAAAAGGTTTTCGAAAGTGAAGAGATGAGCCGGTTTGCCGACACCGCCCTCTTCAAAATGGCCCAGTATCAGTATGCGCGCGAGCGTTATGCGGTTGCCCGAAAGTCCTTTCGGATGCTGCAAAAGCGTTTTCCACAGAGCAAATGGGTTGATGACAGTGCCTATTTGACAGGTCAGTGTTATATGGCTGAAGGGAAACCGGATTCAGCGCGACAGGAATGGAAACTTTTCATCAAGCGCTTTCCCCGTTCGCCCTATTGCGACATGGCCGTCGCTGATCTGGAGGCGCAGGCGGAGTCGACCGCGTCGAGCGGCCAGCCGACTCAACCTGCCGCCGCCGACACCAAAACGCCCTGGTATACCATCCAGGTCGGTGCTTTCGCCAATCCGGATAACGCCCGCACGATTCTAAGCGGTCTTGAAAAAGTGGGCTATGAGGGTCTGATCTCCCAAAAGACAGTCGGCAGCCGCACCTTTTATCTGGTGTGGATCGGACGTTTCACCGATCGTGCTGCAGCGGAAGATTATGCGAAACGGTTTATCGTCAAGTTGACCAAGGAATACAGCATCATCAAAAACCAGTGA
- a CDS encoding PAS domain-containing protein, with amino-acid sequence MKVQIAHPITSYFDATSQLLKAQGEDFQLAGATSLTQVLESSAQNREDVYVIDSIMLRDEPGETFKKLAAMSRQVPAIVMIEENEEALAEELRNCGPFTLLYKRKGYLTALAEAIRQSYSEHLKRLEAARAEALKAETLRAEAARAEALRLDALKAEALKAEALKKAESTRAAAEQRQRLTMETAPTPAATQEPAEEGFFICDRRGRFLSANKILQTMLNYTEDELLELSLADLLSREEETRLFNEIFADMGTRESFPVQLQFIDKVGTRRPVNLKIRMLRDESKEKRIIGFRGSVTLMAPRLMETGLPASPVDQQIMIHDLMDLVQMSYTEPLNVLLKRIGEVVCQVFGFQRATVAILDRRKKAYVKQAMIGYGQSGDSAGESRILEVPQDLLDRLFIDREPVKVIYYNQESRSAHAGLDALDTTAALIRQPEMPAETQWHPRDLVLLRLADHRGQQFGYISIDEPLDSVAPSRALFFNLELFSQMAAMVIENYYRFSTIERRSRRLKQILINSNIFKLYLSLNELLKEVVWAVKFSLEFNLVSLVLISKKSGQLETKAVACDDRIKLGQIHDLAFDLKDFSGLLREEYRRGRSFLISSEEKVLQHLKQIYYGSFTNGHYIDGWPRYALLLVPIKSREGKIIGFILADDPADGRLPTTESVQILEILANQVAIAIDNRMLYVQSREKPQTAIPPEEPAPAPATEEYPEENSSGLRRLVDRFLR; translated from the coding sequence ATGAAAGTCCAGATAGCGCACCCCATCACCTCTTATTTTGATGCAACCAGCCAGCTCTTGAAAGCCCAGGGCGAAGATTTCCAGCTTGCTGGCGCTACCTCTTTGACTCAGGTCCTGGAATCGAGCGCCCAGAATCGTGAAGACGTCTATGTGATCGACAGCATCATGCTGCGAGATGAGCCAGGGGAAACCTTTAAGAAACTCGCCGCCATGAGCCGGCAGGTTCCGGCCATCGTTATGATTGAGGAGAATGAGGAAGCGCTCGCCGAGGAACTGCGCAACTGTGGTCCCTTCACGCTGCTCTACAAACGCAAGGGCTATCTCACCGCCCTGGCAGAAGCCATCCGCCAATCGTATTCGGAACATCTCAAACGCCTCGAGGCCGCTCGGGCAGAAGCGCTGAAAGCAGAGACCTTGCGTGCCGAAGCCGCCAGGGCGGAAGCGTTGCGTCTGGACGCCCTAAAGGCCGAAGCGCTCAAGGCGGAGGCTTTGAAAAAAGCGGAGAGCACAAGAGCGGCAGCGGAACAGCGTCAGCGACTGACAATGGAGACAGCCCCGACGCCGGCAGCTACACAGGAACCAGCCGAGGAAGGTTTTTTTATTTGCGATCGCCGCGGACGCTTCCTTTCGGCCAATAAAATATTGCAGACCATGCTCAATTACACCGAGGATGAGTTGCTCGAGTTATCGCTGGCCGATCTGCTCTCCCGGGAGGAAGAAACCCGTCTTTTCAATGAGATTTTTGCTGACATGGGCACCCGGGAAAGTTTCCCTGTTCAGCTTCAGTTCATTGACAAGGTGGGCACGCGACGTCCGGTCAATCTGAAAATCCGCATGCTGCGCGATGAATCGAAGGAAAAACGGATCATCGGATTCCGAGGCAGTGTTACGCTCATGGCTCCGCGCTTGATGGAAACCGGACTGCCTGCCAGCCCGGTAGACCAGCAAATCATGATCCATGATCTCATGGATCTGGTGCAGATGAGCTATACGGAGCCGCTGAATGTGCTTCTCAAGCGCATCGGCGAAGTCGTGTGCCAGGTGTTTGGCTTCCAGCGCGCCACTGTTGCCATTCTCGACCGCCGTAAAAAAGCCTATGTCAAGCAGGCTATGATCGGCTATGGGCAAAGTGGTGATTCCGCGGGCGAATCCAGGATCCTTGAGGTCCCGCAAGACCTCCTCGATCGCCTCTTCATTGACCGGGAACCGGTCAAGGTCATCTATTATAACCAGGAAAGCCGTTCCGCCCATGCAGGCCTTGATGCCCTGGATACGACGGCGGCCTTGATCCGGCAGCCAGAGATGCCCGCCGAAACCCAGTGGCACCCCCGCGATCTCGTTCTGCTCCGCCTCGCGGATCACCGTGGCCAGCAGTTTGGCTACATCTCCATCGATGAGCCGCTCGATAGCGTGGCGCCCTCCCGTGCTCTTTTTTTCAATCTCGAACTCTTCAGCCAGATGGCTGCGATGGTCATCGAGAACTACTACCGTTTCTCGACCATCGAACGCCGCAGCCGCCGCCTCAAACAGATCCTGATCAACAGCAATATCTTCAAGCTCTATCTGAGTCTGAATGAACTTCTCAAAGAGGTGGTCTGGGCGGTCAAATTCTCCCTCGAATTCAATCTGGTCAGCCTCGTTTTGATCAGTAAAAAAAGCGGCCAGCTGGAAACCAAAGCCGTTGCCTGTGATGACCGCATCAAACTGGGGCAAATACATGATCTGGCTTTTGATCTCAAGGACTTTAGCGGCCTTTTGAGAGAAGAATATCGGCGTGGCAGGTCCTTTCTCATCAGCAGTGAGGAGAAGGTACTGCAGCATCTTAAACAAATCTATTATGGTAGCTTTACAAACGGTCATTACATAGATGGTTGGCCTCGGTATGCCCTGCTGCTGGTCCCTATCAAAAGCCGGGAGGGCAAGATCATCGGCTTTATCCTCGCTGATGACCCGGCCGACGGTCGGCTGCCCACGACCGAAAGCGTGCAGATTCTCGAGATCCTCGCCAATCAGGTGGCCATTGCCATCGACAACCGGATGCTCTATGTGCAGTCCAGAGAGAAACCGCAGACCGCCATACCGCCTGAGGAGCCCGCACCGGCTCCTGCGACGGAGGAGTATCCCGAAGAAAATAGCAGTGGATTGCGCAGACTGGTGGACCGGTTTCTGCGCTGA
- a CDS encoding universal stress protein: MIKRILLILDGSPQMPAAVGYTLNLARDLGSEILLYPLATKRASGSAAMVGEEWIGPVIRNAEKEGIELQVLSAAAASFKESLEWATSCDLTVLPPAIPDDVIRSERRLVLLLTAGGSAVMLPCTNQRSSRTVAIAWDGSVACARALKLHLQLFHRPHLHYLLLHIGGEPEAAEALLDRGGALIRAHGASVETLARSGKPAERLLEITASLKPDHLLLAPHWRRLLDKKRLGRTSRKMLQAGTVSLFMAV, from the coding sequence ATGATTAAGCGAATCCTGCTGATACTGGACGGCTCGCCGCAAATGCCGGCTGCAGTAGGCTATACCCTCAACCTGGCCCGGGATCTCGGAAGTGAGATCCTGCTTTATCCCCTCGCCACAAAACGGGCTTCCGGGAGTGCCGCGATGGTCGGAGAAGAATGGATTGGCCCCGTCATCCGGAATGCCGAGAAGGAGGGGATTGAACTGCAGGTGTTGTCCGCTGCAGCTGCATCGTTCAAGGAGAGCCTCGAGTGGGCAACCAGCTGCGATCTGACTGTATTACCCCCGGCAATTCCTGATGATGTGATTCGGTCCGAAAGACGGCTGGTGCTGCTGCTGACCGCGGGTGGGAGCGCCGTGATGCTACCCTGTACCAACCAAAGGAGTTCCCGGACCGTGGCCATCGCCTGGGACGGATCAGTGGCCTGTGCACGGGCACTCAAGCTCCATCTGCAGCTCTTCCACCGGCCCCATCTCCATTATCTGCTTTTGCATATCGGCGGTGAACCGGAAGCCGCTGAAGCGCTCCTCGATCGGGGGGGAGCCTTGATCCGGGCGCATGGCGCATCGGTTGAAACATTGGCGCGTTCGGGAAAACCGGCAGAACGCCTCCTCGAAATCACGGCGTCCCTCAAACCGGATCACCTCCTGTTAGCACCCCATTGGCGCCGTCTCCTGGACAAAAAACGCCTGGGCCGGACCAGCCGGAAGATGCTGCAAGCCGGCACGGTTTCGCTCTTCATGGCCGTGTAG